From Marivirga harenae, one genomic window encodes:
- a CDS encoding nuclear transport factor 2 family protein, with amino-acid sequence MTLREKTQDIYNLIGEGKLLDAFDKYYGESVVITEPRGTWTGKAECRKHEEEFLGMIKEFHGMEVTAITSDEEAGIVMHETSMDVTFQDGNRVNMEQVGVQKWKDGKIVHERFYYQ; translated from the coding sequence ATGACTCTAAGAGAAAAAACACAAGACATTTACAACCTAATAGGTGAAGGAAAATTATTAGATGCATTCGATAAATACTATGGAGAAAGCGTAGTAATCACCGAACCAAGAGGAACATGGACAGGCAAAGCTGAATGCAGAAAGCACGAAGAGGAATTTTTAGGTATGATAAAAGAATTTCACGGAATGGAAGTAACCGCAATCACTTCTGACGAGGAAGCGGGTATAGTAATGCATGAAACTTCTATGGATGTTACTTTTCAGGATGGTAACCGCGTAAATATGGAGCAAGTTGGCGTGCAAAAATGGAAAGACGGGAAAATCGTTCACGAAAGATTTTATTACCAATAG
- a CDS encoding class I SAM-dependent methyltransferase: protein MNETQQFFQEIKQARTADTFVKLTLSKPIRKSADLENVYLREVEIQKEKMISFTYRFKTNDQVKNYSLDGAIDELAILLNSSFRIATLFTLEKDVAIRINKKGKTSIATNPPTFSDKLPVHHDKHKVKRVSDSEFLFHLGIKDKQGKLIPKMADKYKQINKYLEIIDDLLKSTPLPKKVNIVDMGSGKGYLTFALYDFLRNTRQLDIQVTGIELREELVTYCNEVAKKCGYSSLSFISERIENYNADRIDVLIALHACDTATDDAIYKGLRSKSSLIICAPCCHKQVRQSVKGTTQENPILKYGIFQERQFEMVTDTIRALILEKNQYNTKVFEFISNEHTRKNVMLVATKASKSPNIEAIEAKIEGLKKEYGVAEHYLETRID from the coding sequence ATGAATGAAACGCAACAATTCTTTCAAGAAATTAAACAAGCTAGAACAGCGGATACTTTTGTAAAGCTAACTTTAAGTAAACCAATACGAAAGTCGGCAGATTTAGAAAATGTATACCTTCGTGAAGTAGAGATTCAAAAAGAAAAAATGATCTCTTTCACTTACCGATTCAAGACGAATGATCAGGTAAAAAACTATTCCTTAGATGGAGCCATAGACGAATTGGCAATTCTGTTGAACTCTTCCTTTCGTATTGCTACTTTGTTTACATTGGAGAAAGACGTTGCAATTCGAATTAATAAAAAGGGCAAAACATCGATTGCTACCAACCCACCAACCTTCAGTGACAAGCTTCCTGTACATCATGACAAGCATAAAGTAAAGCGGGTTTCTGACAGTGAGTTCTTGTTTCATTTGGGAATAAAGGATAAGCAAGGAAAACTTATCCCTAAAATGGCCGACAAGTATAAGCAGATTAATAAGTATTTAGAGATCATTGATGATTTGCTTAAATCTACCCCACTGCCCAAGAAAGTAAATATAGTGGATATGGGATCTGGCAAAGGCTATTTAACATTTGCTCTTTATGATTTCTTGCGAAACACCCGCCAGTTGGATATACAAGTAACTGGGATAGAGCTAAGAGAGGAACTAGTAACCTATTGCAATGAGGTCGCCAAAAAATGTGGATACAGTAGCCTATCCTTTATTTCAGAACGAATTGAAAATTACAATGCGGATAGAATAGACGTACTGATAGCCCTTCATGCGTGCGATACAGCCACTGATGATGCGATTTATAAAGGCTTAAGGTCTAAATCATCGCTAATTATTTGTGCCCCCTGTTGCCATAAGCAAGTACGACAAAGTGTTAAAGGGACAACTCAGGAAAACCCTATCCTTAAATACGGTATTTTTCAAGAACGCCAGTTTGAGATGGTAACCGATACCATACGGGCGCTCATTTTAGAGAAAAACCAATACAACACAAAAGTATTCGAATTCATCTCTAATGAACACACAAGAAAAAATGTAATGTTAGTGGCAACAAAGGCAAGTAAATCTCCCAATATTGAAGCAATCGAAGCCAAAATCGAAGGTTTAAAAAAAGAGTATGGAGTTGCAGAACATTACTTGGAGACACGAATAGATTAG